From a single Paraburkholderia edwinii genomic region:
- a CDS encoding YkgB family protein, with protein sequence MNLLVNVLGRSGLLKRDLDYHLLRAAMVVIFAWFGYDKWFDAEITGLVPLITHGPLIFWMIPVLGVGGTSILLGTAEWTFGSLLLLGYWNKKLGVLGALGSTFSFIATFSIFPFAPGAWESAAGGFPAMTIVSAFLLKDLVLLVVSIYLLKQDVARVIEAQTFADRRNTVGSAKLAA encoded by the coding sequence ATGAATCTGCTTGTCAATGTACTGGGCCGTTCCGGTCTTCTGAAGCGTGACCTCGACTACCACCTGCTGCGCGCCGCGATGGTGGTTATTTTTGCGTGGTTCGGCTACGACAAATGGTTTGATGCCGAGATCACAGGGCTCGTCCCGCTGATCACCCACGGCCCGCTTATCTTCTGGATGATTCCGGTGCTGGGCGTGGGAGGCACGAGCATTTTGCTTGGAACCGCGGAATGGACCTTTGGCTCGTTGCTGCTGCTGGGCTACTGGAACAAGAAGTTGGGGGTGCTCGGCGCGCTCGGTTCTACGTTCAGCTTCATTGCGACGTTCTCGATTTTTCCATTTGCTCCTGGCGCATGGGAGTCTGCTGCGGGTGGGTTTCCCGCCATGACAATCGTTTCGGCCTTCCTTTTGAAGGATCTTGTTTTGCTGGTGGTCTCGATCTATCTGCTCAAGCAAGACGTCGCCCGAGTGATTGAGGCCCAGACATTTGCCGATCGGCGAAACACCGTCGGCTCCGCAAAACTGGCCGCGTAA
- a CDS encoding nitroreductase family protein, with protein MTNAVIECVLSPNAVTYYDPDFALSDDQIVRLVEIATTAPSSFHLQNWRFIAVRTPKAKARLRPIAWNQPAITEAAVTFIVCGQLVDTSVLPERLAPLVNAGVMSPTAAVEWESDARNFYMAHPQRRRDEAIRTATLGAAAITYAARALGLRSTPMTGFDADAVHREFGLAEEEVPVMLVTIGAEREGNWAQKPRHPQREVPEFV; from the coding sequence ATGACGAACGCCGTCATCGAATGCGTTCTGAGCCCCAACGCGGTCACGTACTACGACCCGGACTTCGCACTGAGCGACGATCAGATCGTCCGGCTGGTGGAAATCGCCACCACCGCACCGTCATCGTTCCACTTGCAGAACTGGCGGTTCATCGCGGTACGCACACCGAAAGCCAAAGCCCGACTCAGGCCGATTGCCTGGAACCAGCCCGCGATCACCGAGGCTGCCGTTACCTTTATCGTCTGCGGTCAGCTGGTCGATACCAGCGTACTGCCGGAGCGACTGGCTCCGCTGGTGAACGCGGGCGTTATGTCGCCAACGGCGGCGGTGGAATGGGAAAGTGACGCACGTAATTTCTATATGGCGCACCCGCAGCGTCGGCGCGACGAGGCGATACGCACCGCTACCCTGGGCGCTGCCGCAATCACTTATGCAGCCCGCGCGTTAGGCCTGCGGTCGACGCCGATGACCGGCTTCGATGCCGATGCCGTGCATCGCGAGTTCGGACTGGCTGAAGAAGAAGTGCCGGTCATGCTGGTGACCATAGGCGCCGAACGCGAGGGGAACTGGGCACAGAAGCCGCGCCACCCGCAGCGCGAGGTTCCGGAATTCGTATAG
- a CDS encoding xylulokinase, whose product MNLFVATFDVGTTSLKAVLVSRDGTLLHPLTEAIDTWSGNDGAVEQDPDQWYRLFTGVAQTWWRLGIDPASIQMIAMTGQMQNLIALDLEDAPVGRAMLYSDMRASKESDAVNQRFGKAALQASVGNPVTAGSLLPKLMFLREHELERLARTRRVLFGAKDYLVHRLCGRSVCDWTTASTTGLLVTRERVWHDALLDSFGFAAALMPELSAADAIVGGVHDEAALATGFRSGTPVLCGVGDAAATALGAGVSGTHRPYVYVGTTGWVAQLVDAAGPQRPVADTVFTLSSWEPDALIRIAPVLNAGNVLAWALTLIGHQPGVDPERYFDLLEAEAGQSLDQSNGPTFVPFISPERCPVHTLSAHGAFIGISSQTTRSQMLRSILEGLAQSLRWCGDLLGVSPGGEMTAIGGATRNTIFTQAMANAFGKTLHVKPNADYLAAVGVARLAARVLGWNEAETRLSARGDRGYQERIVAPDPQRAAFLHRRLKHFQHVATTITSFPEEDPLE is encoded by the coding sequence ATGAATTTGTTCGTTGCGACCTTCGACGTGGGGACGACGTCCCTGAAAGCCGTACTGGTGAGCCGCGACGGCACCTTGCTCCACCCATTGACCGAGGCGATCGACACGTGGTCGGGCAACGACGGTGCCGTCGAGCAGGATCCGGACCAGTGGTATCGGCTTTTTACCGGTGTCGCACAGACATGGTGGCGCCTTGGTATCGACCCTGCGTCAATCCAGATGATCGCGATGACGGGGCAAATGCAGAACCTGATCGCGCTTGACCTGGAAGACGCGCCGGTTGGCCGAGCCATGCTCTACTCCGACATGCGCGCTTCCAAAGAGAGCGATGCCGTCAATCAACGGTTCGGCAAAGCGGCGCTACAGGCATCTGTCGGCAATCCGGTTACCGCGGGATCATTGCTGCCCAAATTGATGTTTCTGCGCGAGCACGAGCTCGAACGGTTAGCGCGAACACGTCGCGTGCTTTTCGGCGCAAAGGATTACCTGGTCCACCGGCTTTGCGGCAGATCGGTGTGCGACTGGACGACTGCGTCGACCACCGGCTTGCTCGTCACGCGCGAACGCGTCTGGCACGACGCGCTGCTCGATAGCTTCGGTTTTGCGGCCGCGCTGATGCCGGAGCTCAGCGCGGCCGACGCCATCGTCGGCGGCGTGCACGATGAAGCCGCGCTTGCAACGGGGTTCCGTTCCGGGACGCCCGTGTTGTGCGGCGTCGGCGATGCGGCGGCAACGGCGCTGGGTGCCGGTGTCAGCGGGACGCACCGTCCGTACGTCTATGTCGGAACGACCGGCTGGGTCGCGCAACTGGTTGACGCGGCCGGGCCGCAGCGTCCGGTTGCGGACACGGTGTTCACGCTCAGCTCGTGGGAGCCGGACGCACTTATCCGAATCGCGCCGGTTCTCAACGCCGGCAACGTGCTTGCGTGGGCATTGACACTGATCGGCCATCAACCGGGCGTGGATCCCGAGCGGTACTTCGATCTGCTCGAAGCCGAAGCCGGTCAAAGCCTGGACCAGTCCAACGGTCCGACGTTCGTGCCGTTCATTTCCCCCGAGCGTTGCCCTGTTCACACTCTCTCGGCGCACGGCGCCTTTATCGGCATTTCATCGCAGACGACTCGCTCGCAGATGCTGCGTTCGATATTGGAAGGACTCGCGCAATCGCTGCGATGGTGTGGCGACCTGTTAGGCGTGTCGCCTGGCGGAGAGATGACGGCAATCGGCGGCGCCACGCGCAACACGATCTTCACGCAGGCAATGGCCAATGCATTCGGCAAGACGCTACATGTGAAACCGAATGCGGACTATCTGGCTGCTGTCGGCGTAGCGCGGCTTGCTGCACGCGTACTCGGCTGGAACGAAGCAGAGACGCGCCTAAGCGCGCGAGGAGACCGCGGTTATCAGGAACGTATCGTCGCGCCGGACCCTCAGCGCGCAGCGTTTCTGCATCGTCGCCTCAAGCATTTCCAGCATGTTGCGACCACCATCACGTCGTTTCCGGAAGAGGATCCGCTCGAGTAG
- a CDS encoding arylamine N-acetyltransferase family protein, translating into MTINLDAYFARIGYTGPRTATLETLRALHALHPDAIPFENLSVILGQEVLIDLDASQSKLVGAGRGGYCFEHNTVFKAVLDALGFKTRALGARVVWSNAVPPARLHTLTLVEIDQERWIADVGFGTVTLTAPLRLDVRDAQQTPHERFRIDTLEEGGFLLLAELGDKWAPVYQFDLVPQLSADDTLGNFYVNFHPDSLFVNNLLASRAVRGARYSLFNGEFSTYTPEPAHTHLKDVGELRAVLRDSFGISLPEAGASLDDALARCLARPARANRVRR; encoded by the coding sequence ATGACGATCAATCTCGACGCCTATTTCGCGCGGATCGGATATACCGGTCCCCGCACGGCCACGCTCGAAACGCTTCGCGCATTGCACGCGCTCCATCCGGACGCGATCCCGTTCGAAAATCTGTCGGTGATACTCGGCCAGGAGGTTCTGATCGATCTGGATGCTTCGCAGAGCAAGCTGGTCGGCGCGGGGCGAGGCGGATACTGTTTCGAGCACAACACCGTTTTCAAGGCAGTACTCGATGCGCTTGGCTTCAAGACCCGAGCACTGGGAGCGCGGGTCGTATGGAGTAATGCGGTACCGCCGGCACGGCTGCACACGCTGACTCTGGTGGAGATCGATCAGGAACGCTGGATCGCCGATGTCGGCTTCGGCACCGTCACGCTAACGGCTCCGCTGCGCCTCGACGTGCGGGACGCCCAGCAGACCCCGCACGAACGGTTCCGCATCGATACGCTGGAGGAAGGGGGCTTCTTGCTGCTGGCGGAGCTCGGCGATAAATGGGCACCCGTCTACCAGTTCGACCTGGTCCCCCAGCTCAGCGCGGACGACACGCTAGGCAATTTCTATGTGAATTTCCATCCGGATTCGCTATTCGTCAATAACCTGCTTGCCTCGCGCGCTGTCCGCGGGGCCCGCTATTCGTTGTTCAACGGCGAGTTCAGCACGTACACGCCCGAGCCCGCGCACACCCATCTAAAGGATGTCGGCGAGTTGCGAGCCGTGCTGCGGGATTCATTCGGGATTTCGCTTCCGGAAGCGGGGGCGTCGCTCGATGATGCGCTTGCGCGCTGCCTTGCACGCCCTGCACGCGCAAACCGCGTACGAAGATAA
- a CDS encoding VOC family protein has product MAGYSNVIKGMHHSAYRCKDSEQTRQFYEDLLGLRLALAMELTATATGRPVKALHTFFEMGDHSFLAFFELVGEEREGMFDSKSDFDLHIALELPDVQTQMAFLDKALSAGIEVRGPSMHGVAQSIYLRDPNGYVIELTAKLERYDEVMSQHLHHARAVLDQWQRTKFEAPVQGG; this is encoded by the coding sequence ATGGCTGGCTATTCGAATGTAATCAAGGGTATGCATCACAGCGCGTACCGCTGCAAGGATTCGGAGCAAACGCGGCAATTCTATGAAGATCTGCTCGGATTGCGGCTCGCGCTGGCGATGGAGCTAACGGCGACCGCGACCGGCCGCCCCGTCAAAGCACTGCACACGTTTTTCGAAATGGGGGACCACTCGTTTCTGGCGTTTTTTGAACTCGTTGGCGAAGAGCGCGAAGGCATGTTCGACTCCAAGTCCGATTTCGATCTGCATATCGCGCTAGAACTCCCGGATGTGCAGACCCAGATGGCATTCCTCGATAAGGCGCTCTCCGCCGGCATCGAAGTGCGAGGCCCATCGATGCATGGTGTCGCCCAGTCGATCTATCTGCGAGATCCCAATGGCTATGTGATCGAGTTGACGGCCAAGCTGGAGCGTTACGACGAGGTCATGTCGCAGCATCTGCATCATGCCCGCGCAGTGCTCGATCAATGGCAACGGACGAAGTTCGAGGCGCCGGTGCAAGGCGGATAG
- a CDS encoding flagellar hook assembly protein FlgD, giving the protein MLSGTTPIGSNGTNSTQSPPDTMGPNGSTSASDLQQTFLKLLITQLQNQDPTSPMDSSQMTSQLAQIDTVSGIAQLNQSLGSLSTQLSASEAGQAASLIGRDVLVPGDGTFRIDNPLKSDGTKDETTVAASAFGIKLPAAAKDLQIQIKNSDGTVVNTLDLGPEPAGVVPVPSLNPVDQNKKSLPIGTYSFVAQDVGGAAVGSNAPTPLTGKLVIGVVTQADGTPGLTLEDDSTVSLNGGVSGFL; this is encoded by the coding sequence ATCTTGAGCGGCACCACGCCAATCGGCAGCAATGGAACAAACTCGACGCAGTCGCCGCCCGATACCATGGGCCCGAACGGAAGTACGTCGGCGAGCGATCTGCAACAAACCTTCCTGAAACTGCTTATCACGCAGTTGCAAAATCAGGATCCGACCTCGCCTATGGACAGCTCGCAAATGACGTCGCAGCTTGCGCAGATCGACACCGTGAGCGGTATCGCGCAGCTCAACCAGTCGCTCGGCTCGCTGTCCACCCAACTCTCGGCAAGCGAAGCAGGTCAGGCCGCGTCTTTGATTGGACGCGATGTGCTCGTGCCCGGCGACGGCACGTTCAGAATCGACAACCCCCTTAAATCGGACGGTACCAAGGACGAAACCACGGTCGCAGCGTCGGCATTCGGCATCAAGCTGCCGGCCGCTGCAAAGGACCTTCAGATTCAGATCAAAAACTCGGACGGAACGGTGGTTAATACCCTCGATCTCGGTCCGGAGCCCGCCGGCGTCGTCCCGGTTCCCAGCTTGAACCCGGTCGATCAAAACAAAAAATCACTTCCCATCGGCACCTATTCGTTCGTCGCGCAAGACGTCGGCGGAGCCGCGGTCGGCAGCAATGCCCCGACTCCGCTCACGGGCAAGTTGGTCATTGGTGTCGTCACACAGGCGGATGGCACGCCGGGCCTCACTCTGGAGGACGACTCGACGGTCTCGCTTAACGGCGGCGTATCTGGTTTCCTTTGA